Proteins encoded within one genomic window of Fragaria vesca subsp. vesca linkage group LG1, FraVesHawaii_1.0, whole genome shotgun sequence:
- the LOC101313060 gene encoding DNA topoisomerase 6 subunit A-like isoform 3 — MADKKKKRRRADPASDDDSLPFKNILKPDASILHSVHKLTDSLRSSAAASSSKTLTLADLSIASCREVRELPISSVQSEIESLMLKVLHSILDGHGFAFDVPSRAAANQLYVPELDRIVLKDKSSLRPYANVSTVRKATITARILQLIHELTIKDIHVTKRDLFYTDVKLFQDQSQSDTILDDVSCMIGCTRSSLNVVAAEKGVVVGRLIFSDDGDVIDCTKMGMGGKAIPPNINRVGDMQSDALFILLVEKDAAYMRLAEDRFYNRFPCIIVTAKGQPDVATRLFLRKMKMELKLPVLALVDSDPYGLKILSVYGCGSKNMSYDSANLTTPDIKWLGIRPSDLDKYKIPEQCRLPMTDQDIKTGKDMLEEDFVKKNPKWVEELTLMVKSKQKAEIQALSNFGFQYLSEVYLPLKLQEEDWI; from the coding sequence ATGGCCGACAAGAAGAAGAAGCGCCGCCGCGCCGACCCAGCCTCCGACGACGACTCCCTCCCCTTCAAGAACATTCTCAAACCCGACGCCTCCATCCTCCACTCCGTCCACAAACTCACCGACTCTCTCCGCTCCTCCGCCGCCGCCTCCTCCTCCAAAACCCTAACCCTCGCCGACCTCTCCATCGCCTCCTGCCGCGAAGTCCGCGAACTCCCGATCTCCTCCGTCCAGTCGGAAATCGAGTCCCTCATGCTCAAAGTCCTCCACTCCATCCTCGACGGCCACGGCTTCGCCTTCGACGTCCCCTCACGCGCTGCCGCCAACCAGCTCTACGTCCCGGAGCTCGACCGCATCGTCCTCAAGGACAAATCCTCCCTCCGCCCCTACGCCAACGTCTCCACCGTCCGCAAAGCCACCATCACCGCCCGGATTCTCCAACTCATCCACGAGCTCACCATCAAAGACATCCACGTCACCAAGCGTGACCTCTTCTACACTGACGTCAAGCTCTTCCAGGACCAGTCCCAGTCCGATACCATCCTCGACGACGTGTCGTGTATGATCGGCTGCACCAGGTCATCCCTCAACGTCGTCGCCGCCGAGAAAGGAGTGGTGGTTGGCCGTTTGATATTCAGCGACGACGGCGATGTGATTGACTGTACTAAGATGGGGATGGGAGGGAAAGCTATCCCGCCGAATATAAACAGAGTTGGTGATATGCAGAGTGATGCATTGTTCATCTTGCTTGTTGAGAAAGATGCTGCTTATATGAGATTGGCCGAGGATCGGTTCTATAATCGGTTCCCTTGCATTATTGTGACCGCCAAGGGGCAGCCGGATGTCGCTACAAGGCTGTTCTTGAGGAAGATGAAGATGGAATTGAAGCTTCCTGTGCTGGCATTGGTGGACAGTGATCCTTATGGGCTGAAGATTCTGTCTGTTTATGGGTGTGGATCGAAGAATATGTCGTATGACAGTGCTAATTTGACCACGCCGGATATTAAGTGGCTGGGAATTAGGCCGAGCGATTTGGATAAGTATAAGATACCGGAGCAGTGTAGGTTGCCGATGACGGATCAGGATATTAAGACAGGGAAGGATATGTTGGAGGAGGATTTTGTTAAGAAGAATCCGAAATGGGTTGAGGAGCTGACTCTGATGGTGAAGAGTAAGCAGAAGGCAGAAATTCAGGCATTGAGCAATTTTGGGTTCCAGTACTTGTCGGAGGTGTATTTGCCCCTCAAACTTCAAGAAGAGGACTGGATATGA